From the genome of Eublepharis macularius isolate TG4126 chromosome 4, MPM_Emac_v1.0, whole genome shotgun sequence:
CTTCAGAAAGAAGTAGTGAAGAATCCAAGGCCTTCGAAGAACTGGATGACAAAGAGACTGAAGGCAAGGAAGATTAACCATTGAAGAGAAGTCAGGAGAAAAAGCATGGATAGCCCAGGAAGAAGCTGGATGATCTGGGGCGGCATCTGTCCGAAGAGATGGGAAGAATGCCTCAGCAGGACCAGAGGGGAGACTACGAAGCAGTCCGAGGCAGTTCTCCACCACTATCAACGGGAAGCTGCCAGGCCAATCAGGACATTTTCCATCACTAAGCCTATGAAGTTCACACTGGGACAAAAGAGTAGGGAAActtgccctttttaaaaatagtgagAGTGACTATTTCAGCCTCATCTTGACAACAGTCCTTTACTGAGGACAGAACAGCATATACATTTGATTTACAATTGTCTTTTTCTTCTTACGTAAGACTTATGTCTGTTTCCAGGGACCCTAATAACAACTGTGAGAGGTTTGCAAACCTTTGGGATTTTACCAGCTTGTCACAGGGCTCATACCAGAGGGACAGCGAAGGAGGGGTGGTGGTTGAAGCAATGCACAAGTAAGCATAAACACGTGCAATGGAAAAGCCTCTGACATGTCCTCTCTTTTGTTTTCTACCTTGACAGGCTTCAGTATAACATCCTTGTCTCATTCTAGAGGGTCCTCTCTTCATGAAGAACGGCCAACAAGTGTTTTGGAAGAAGGAGCTTTTCCTGCAGCAGAGAGAACTCAGGTCTGTAGCTGTGCATCCTGAAAAACAATGCAGTAATATTCAGGAGCAGACACCAAAATGTTGTACAGGTTGCTGAAGTTCCCTACCTACCCCATGACTGCTGAGAGCTCTGCAAAGCCCCTCTCTCTTTTGGGGAGAGGCCACCCATTTCCACACTCCTGGTAGTACTGAAGGCTAGaaagttgctttaaaaaataaaattagaaatgGAAAGCAAAGATTCACAGGATGCCACGTGGCCCTGGAACTGTGGTCTGAAATTTTTCCAGATGTTGATTTGTTGGCGCCAGATTTCAAGCTTTGTATGGGATACATGAGCACATGTTATGAACACAGTCAGAAGCTTCCCAGTTCTGTATGAGAAGGTTGGATCTTTGGGAAACCACGGcagcctgattttttttaaaaaaaactcttggcTTTTACAGGCTCCAGTGGTCTTGGATCAAGCAGCTGAATGCATTGGTATGGAGCCTTGGGCTTCCAAGGTACCTGCAGAACCACAGATCAGCCTAAGGAACCAAAAGGAAGGTGAGCTGCTTAATAATTCCTACCACCCCAGATGCTAGCTGTGACCTGCCCAGTATGTaagtatgaagctgccttacgtaGAATCAGATCACTTAACATCATTTGTACCGgttggcaacagctctccaaggtTTTTAGCACTGTCACAACCTAGAGCCCCTCACTCCTGTTCCTGAATGCTGAAACACGGCCGTTTCAGGTCCCCTAGGAGTACCAGGAAGGCTCTGGTCTGTGTTTTGTGAGGCTTTTCAGCCTCGGGCCCGTTCTGTGTGCATGTACACCTTGAGCATGTAACtctggacacaggcaggtaaaatatGTTATTGgtatttattaaagaaagaatatAGGAGCATATGCAAAGCAAGAAATGCTCTTTGCAGACATTTAAGCAAGGCACAAAAATAACACTTGCTATTCTAAATACAATCTAACTAAAATACTGCAGGCTAACTATCTAGCAATTCTCTGACTTGGTTCCAAGGCTAGTTGTTCTTACCAAGACATTAGCAAAGAGTCCATCCACGCCATCCAACTGTAGGCATCCTGATAGAGTGGCATGGTGGAGCTGAGAGGCTCCTCTTCTCACATAGTGGTAGACAATAATGGCTGAAAGGTAAAGATACTGAATTTTGCCTAGCGACAATGAGACTTCTTGAGGCCTAAGGTGGTCAGCCCACCAAACCAAGGAACCTATCAGGGCTCAGCAACTTAATTGGCATTACAGCATGAGAAACTATGGGGAGTAAGGCTTGCAGAGGACTTCAGCTACCAGGCTCCAAGCttctcaaggacatttcccaaggGAACAAAGCAACCCACAGGTGTATCCAATTAGCAGGCCAAGAGATTTTTTTCTCCACAAGAGGCCTGCACAGACAAGGGCCTGAACCAAAGTAACAAACTTGTACCTTCAGGAGCCTGTTTAAGCATTGTCCTTATGAGCGCTCTTTCCCAGTACTGAAGATCCTTTCAAGTGGAGATGCCCAGAAATGAAACACTGGCAGGCAAAGCATAGGCATTTATCACTCTGTTAAGGCAGCTAGGTCCATCCTAAAATGGAACTCCCTCCTCAGAGAGATTCAGGAAACTTGGGCTAGGCTTTGTAGGCGGTCACAGTTAAGActctgttttatttcattttagttttagagggtttttttctcttcagaCATGCTTGAAGGTTGGTTGGAACTGCTGTTACTTGTAGAGGTTTTTAGTTATTACTGTAAACTGTAGTGCTTTATGGCTGCTTTTTATGGTATAGTTTTACTTGGGTTTTATCAATTATGTGCTTAACTACCTCAGGATTCTTTTGAGCTATGCAGTAATGATAGTTACAGATTTCTTAATCTTAGAACATTTCCATCATGTTAGCAAATACTCTGCTTGGAGCTAGTGGCACCTCCAAcatttattattcctattctgATGCTGGCCTGTGAGATCTCTGTTCCTTTCTCTGCTCTGACAGAAAACTTAACtggctgaccttgagccagtcacactgtcTCGTCCTGATTTATCTCACAGGATAAAACGGAGAAAGGGAGAATCAGGGATGCTGCTTAGATGAAGAATGTGATAAAACTGTGGTAGATCAAGGTACCagtaaatgttttattttctccttttttaaaatccaagttgGAGAGGGCACAGAGCTTGAAGCTGCAATAGAAGCATCACCACAAGAAAACCCTCAGCAAGGAGAAATGCACATGACTGCACTGGACAAATGTTGTGGGGCCCTTTCACAGAATCCTGAAAAGGCGGAATCATTCAGTGTTGAGTGCAGGTCAAGAAATAATTCTGTGGAAATTCAGGGCAGTAAAAACCACCAAGAACCCAAAGTATTGTCTAATGTGCGTACAGGAAAGAAACACaacaagtgtcccacctgtgggaaaagcttccgcCGGGTTTCGACCCTTATTACCCACCAGCGCATCCATACCGGAGAAAGGCCTTATGAATGCCACCAATGTGGGAAAAGATTTAACCAGAGCTCTAACCTTTTTCGGCATTTGAAAATCCACACGGGTGAGAAACCCCATGTTTGCCCTGAGTGTGGGAAACGGTTCAGTTTTGCCTCAGATGTTGCTAAACACCAGAAAAGTCACATAGCAGGAAAATCTCTGAAGTGTTCTGTATGCAACAGAGGTTTTAGAGACTGCTTAACCCTGGTCAAACACCAGCGGACTCACGGAAGTACGAAACCCTACAAGTGTCCTGACTGCGGCAAAAGCTTCAGATTCAATTGCTTCCTCATGGCACATCGGAGGaagcacacaggggagaaaccgcaCAAATGTGCCGAGTGTGGTAAAAACTTCAGTTCTCACTCAGCTCTTTTTACTCATCGCAGAGTCCATTCAGatgagaaaccctataaatgtcctgactgtgggaagagctttggtCAGAATTCAACCCTGAAGACGCACTGGAGAATTCATACAAatgagaaaccctataaatgcccaGACTGTGGGAAAGGCTTCACTCAGCGTTCCACTCTAATTAAACATCAGATaatccacacaggtgagaaaccctacCTGTGCACTGAATGTGGCAAGAGCTTCAATCGGAGCTCAGCCCTTCTAGCTCATAAAAGAATCCATACAGGAGAGAAGCCTTTTGAGTGCCCcgattgtgggaaaagctttacTCAGAATGGACATCTTAATAGACACCGGAGAGTCCACACCAAAGACACAGGAAGCAGGTAAAGAACTCTGCCTAGACTAGATATGGAAACCAGTGCTTATTAATGGAACCAGAGTCTAAGATGCCTGGCCAAATGGCTAATCTACTGGCTGTTCATGCATTCATGGGGCCATTTTGAACAAATAAAATGCTCTCGTTGGAGCTGGGGACTGTTCTGTCTTGGATGTAAGGAAATTGTGCATGGGCGACTGCAATGGGAGACAGAAAagaaagccccccctccccagtccaacCATTCTGTGATAGGAACGCTCACCTAGCTGTCTGGGTCTCTGGTAATTTTCATGGGAACATGTTTCATCTAATTTTCCCTCCTGGTTTTTGTCAATGTGTCTGCTGTTTGTTCGGTTTTGCCACATGCTTCCAGTCTCGTATGTTCCACGCGTGCCTTTGTCATGTCTTTGTACGACAGTTTGTGGACTTACATCTAAGGCAGTAGTCCAGGTGCAATTCACTGACATATGTGAACTTTCTGACTCAGGGACAACTGACACTGAAGCGGAGTCTGTTCAGGGTCCTTTGTTCACATGTATTAAATCTCACGCGGGAGAAAATCTCTAAGTGATGTTTAGAGTCAGTCTTTGTCCTTTATATCCCTGAAAATTCTGCTACGTGAGTCATGTGTTCCCCTTCCTTGTTCTCCTTGTTTGTATAGAATATAGCAGTTTGTCTAAAAGAACTGGAGCACAATATGAcatctgctggcagaagaaaAGCATtagaacacatcattaaaacactcGAAGGCAGTGATGGGGAGATTGCCATACACTGATTTCTGCCAGTGTAGCAGCTTTTTCTACTTCAGGCAATAAGACAAATGTCGAACCAACTCCAAAACACTGATAGGGAGACCAGCTCCTGAGGAGCCACATTTTATAAATCCTACCTTAGCCTTGTAGCCTATCTTTACTTTTTTACCATATTCCTTGATCATGCCAAGACAAGGCTAGCATCAGGAATTTTTTCTCATGTGTTCAGACAGGGCAAGGGGGAAAGTTTATGAGGCAAGCCACTTACTTCACTGCTTTACACCTGGTCTGATAACTCCCTGAATTCATTTTGCACTATCATGGAGAAGCAGCCAAACATTCAAGGCTTTGTCATACTGGAAAACTCATAAATGTCTGACTTGATGGAGCTCCCAGTGCAGGACTGGAAGTTCTGTGTTTCCTTTACAGCGCAATAAAGACTTGTGCCGTTGGTAGTTTGTTAACCAATTCTTTATGTATGTTTTCAACAATGCAGTCCAAAGATGGTCTATTAAGAAgcaaatcccactgagttcaataggTCTTACtcctagacagggctttttttctgggaaaagaggtggtggaactcagtgggttgccctcggagaaaatcatcacatggctggtggccctgccccttgatctccagacagaggggagtgtagattgctgctgagcggcgcggagggcaatctaaactcccctctgtctggagatcagggggcggggccaccggccatgtgaccattttcaagaggttccggaactccgttccactgcattcctgctgaaaaaaagccctgctcctagatAAGTGCATGGAATTGTGGCATGACATACAAACACGGATATGTTATGTTGGACCAATCATCAGTttttccatctgtaaaatggggacGACCTAGAACCTATGAAAAGCAAGCCAGTTTTCTCTGGTTTGTTCAACACATGATGGCAGAATATCTGGACAAGAGATCAAAACTATTGACAAAATTTTGTTCCACGGGGAGCACTTGGGAGCGTAATCTGAATTCAGTATTGAGGATCTAACGAAACTAGATGTGAAACACCATTTGTGTAGTGGATTAGTCATGTCATAAGAGAGTTCCTTATGGTTATTTATGTCCGTATCCCCCTTTCAAAGAGTTCAGAATGGGATAGTGGAGGTTGCTAAGCAGTCTCCCAGGAAGTAGCCTGGTCCAGACTGGCTTatttctaaatatcaaactatATCCAGCTACTTAAACCATTATCTGGTGAACCAATTTACTGCTGCAGCAATCTCCCATTCCCAGTCTGTCATGCAAGAGAGGCAATGTCTGGAGTTGAGTgaaattttttttccattttgtgtaTGGATGTTGTTATATAGCAAAAATTCTTTACACATGCCTAAAGTATTTGAGCCTCTCACTTTGGCTAATGTTTTTTTCTTGGCTTGCAAAAGTTTCCACAGAACTAAGTTAAGGTTGTCCTAAGGTGATCCTAACACTAAATTCCATTGATGTGGAATAACGGGTATCTTCTTTTAATTCTGCCTTTCCTTCAGGGTGCTTAGAATGTGTACATGGTTCTTCTActcttttgtcctcacaacagatTAGGCTGAGGAGGGTGGCTGGCCAGAAGTCACCTAGTGAAAGTGAGATTTGAATACAGGTTTCAGTCCAACATTCCAGTcaccacaccacactgcctcACACGTGTGACATACCCCATAACTCGATCAGATTGCCAAgaatcctgaataattcaggaaTGGCATGTAATTTGAAGGCCTCAAGGTCATTGTGCATCTCTGATAACATCAATCCAATACAAGGTACCAGATCAGGCCATCCCTGCCTCTACCTAAATCATTCAGAAGGCAGGAtggacctgggccgtttccagacagcttactggcccccggaacgtcgcgccacgttgcggggaaaatgcgaaatatcgcgttttctcgcgcgagttttgcgcaacgtcatgcgacgtcgcgcaaaactcgcgcgagaaaacgcgatatttcgcattttccccgcaatgtggcgcgacgttccgggggctggtaagccgtctggaaacagccctgatctACTCCAGGAATCACACAGGCTTCTAAGATTTAGCACCTACCTGAGAATGCTATTGGGAGCATGGTGAAGCATAGGGGCCTCTAGGAAGACCCAGCTCCTGTCTGCCTCCTTCTAGACAGATGCAAACTGTGGACCTTTGAAATGTG
Proteins encoded in this window:
- the LOC129328082 gene encoding zinc finger protein 436-like isoform X1 translates to MQPTYTIGSFCCLPQVELQERLACLRKQREDAKADEKKIKELLKRIDAEKQKIIREWKELRDYMEEQEQLLLDWLAELDRSLVQKREGNIARLSREIFLLDDLLSGRGGEKEQLLPNGSMQGFRSTENSKEEDTSLKSELSFEELEERLDGFSQKKDTLQDLILEFKETLRLQLEADAGFSITSLSHSRGSSLHEERPTSVLEEGAFPAAERTQAPVVLDQAAECIGMEPWASKVPAEPQISLRNQKEVGEGTELEAAIEASPQENPQQGEMHMTALDKCCGALSQNPEKAESFSVECRSRNNSVEIQGSKNHQEPKVLSNVRTGKKHNKCPTCGKSFRRVSTLITHQRIHTGERPYECHQCGKRFNQSSNLFRHLKIHTGEKPHVCPECGKRFSFASDVAKHQKSHIAGKSLKCSVCNRGFRDCLTLVKHQRTHGSTKPYKCPDCGKSFRFNCFLMAHRRKHTGEKPHKCAECGKNFSSHSALFTHRRVHSDEKPYKCPDCGKSFGQNSTLKTHWRIHTNEKPYKCPDCGKGFTQRSTLIKHQIIHTGEKPYLCTECGKSFNRSSALLAHKRIHTGEKPFECPDCGKSFTQNGHLNRHRRVHTKDTGSR
- the LOC129328082 gene encoding zinc finger protein 436-like isoform X2 yields the protein MAGAGILAGELRVELQERLACLRKQREDAKADEKKIKELLKRIDAEKQKIIREWKELRDYMEEQEQLLLDWLAELDRSLVQKREGNIARLSREIFLLDDLLSGRGGEKEQLLPNGSMQGFRSTENSKEEDTSLKSELSFEELEERLDGFSQKKDTLQDLILEFKETLRLQLEADAGFSITSLSHSRGSSLHEERPTSVLEEGAFPAAERTQAPVVLDQAAECIGMEPWASKVPAEPQISLRNQKEVGEGTELEAAIEASPQENPQQGEMHMTALDKCCGALSQNPEKAESFSVECRSRNNSVEIQGSKNHQEPKVLSNVRTGKKHNKCPTCGKSFRRVSTLITHQRIHTGERPYECHQCGKRFNQSSNLFRHLKIHTGEKPHVCPECGKRFSFASDVAKHQKSHIAGKSLKCSVCNRGFRDCLTLVKHQRTHGSTKPYKCPDCGKSFRFNCFLMAHRRKHTGEKPHKCAECGKNFSSHSALFTHRRVHSDEKPYKCPDCGKSFGQNSTLKTHWRIHTNEKPYKCPDCGKGFTQRSTLIKHQIIHTGEKPYLCTECGKSFNRSSALLAHKRIHTGEKPFECPDCGKSFTQNGHLNRHRRVHTKDTGSR